The proteins below come from a single Branchiostoma floridae strain S238N-H82 chromosome 5, Bfl_VNyyK, whole genome shotgun sequence genomic window:
- the LOC118416652 gene encoding uncharacterized protein C14orf93-like — MVRRLHNSNEDDKKYEGKEGLNSPHNLAVTTFLVKEIAAIGEHPSDMIRAACVGYYETIRRNYTLSLPENKEKKEKEKKEKRLRSRRKRLLDVRSEVVQTEEEEGIWAGVTQELMSDEEDSSSNGMAVWLVKPPVFRSQQLSDLCSALQTRLEADPKYLAANRKPRLRVEGTQSDRDLPRVYDPDRAAVHFTPGSAPRPAVRPCLTTISANNNNRSSTSNRTPPPRRPTGRSLAFQSEDSPSRALEGYNVASFVDEDFLSDMDDNSLTPL, encoded by the exons ATGGTGAGACGTTTGCACAACTCAAATGAAGATGACAAGAAGTATGAGGGGAAGGAAGG ACTCAACTCACCCCACAATTTAGCAGTGACGACCTTTCTTGTGAAAGAAATTGCTGCCATCGGCGAGCATCCGTCAGACATGATCCGAG CCGCGTGTGTTGGTTACTACGAGACCATTCGTCGGAACTACACACTCAGCCTGccagaaaacaaagaaaagaaggaaaaagaaaagaaagagaagcGCCTTCGGTCCCGGAGAAAGAGG TTGCTGGACGTGAGAAGCGAAGTCGTCCAGACTGAGGAAGAGGAGGGGATCTGGGCAGGAGTAACCCAGGAACTCATGTCGGACGAGGAGGATAGCAGTTCGAACGGGATGGCCGTGTGGCTGGTGAAGCCCCCTGTCTTCAGAAGCCAACAGCTTTCCGACCTTTGCAGCGCACTGCAGACCAGGCTGGAGGCTGACCCCAAGTACCTGGCCGCCAACCGCAAACCGAGACTGAGGGTGGAAGGCACACAGAGTGACAGGGACCTCCCTCGAGTCTACGACCCCGACCGGGCCGCTGTGCACTTCACCCCCGGAAGCGCTCCCCGCCCAGCAGTCCGGCCCTGTCTGACAACCATCTccgccaacaacaacaaccggtCCTCAACCTCCAACCGCACCCCGCCGCCCCGCCGACCGACAGGAAGAAGCTTAGCCTTCCAGAGCGAAGACTCTCCTTCACGGGCTCTTGAAGGATACAATGTAGCTAGCTTTGTTGATGAAGATTTTCTTTCGGACATGGATGACAATTCGTTGACCCCATTGTAG